The following coding sequences lie in one Bacillota bacterium genomic window:
- the ypeB gene encoding germination protein YpeB — protein sequence MRRAWLRMGGVVLVIVLGLAALREYRLRREIELRAENQYQRAFQEVVYHIDGLEEELAKALAAGSATQTTKAFADAWRHSESARAAIGQLPVGSLPLSATEDFIGQISAFTYTLAQKGATGSTMSEREWTILRDFHRRAEFASGELAKMGRSLAAGTLRWTDFQRDTVAAAAARPERASGAAPSNQITKGFKMLEDGMTRFPSPDLEGVLPPPARELPKIAGAVIGSDEAVRVAQDFIGRSALAGRRARVAGRIQSDPEAYRVQVPASGGRGTVWIDVSVKGGRVLWMMDETPIGVATITPAMAERIAADFLASRGFEGMRQISRQTHEQVAVIGFAREQDGVLVYPEHVVVRVALDTGRVDGFEGTNYQVFHKARRYPKPGVTEAKARAALNPRLDVTAVRLAVVMDDFYRETLMYEFRGTIDDKTYLVYINAATGEEEEIKTVGPQGIGIT from the coding sequence ATGAGACGCGCATGGCTGCGCATGGGAGGAGTCGTCCTCGTGATCGTTCTCGGCCTGGCTGCTTTGAGGGAGTACAGGCTCCGGCGTGAGATCGAGCTCAGGGCGGAGAACCAGTACCAGCGGGCGTTCCAAGAGGTCGTGTACCATATTGATGGACTGGAAGAGGAGCTCGCGAAAGCTCTAGCTGCCGGTTCCGCAACCCAGACCACCAAGGCGTTCGCCGACGCGTGGAGACATTCCGAGTCTGCGAGGGCTGCCATAGGGCAGCTCCCTGTGGGGAGCCTGCCGCTCTCCGCCACGGAGGACTTCATCGGCCAGATCTCGGCCTTCACGTACACGCTTGCTCAGAAAGGTGCCACGGGCTCGACCATGAGCGAACGCGAATGGACGATTCTCCGGGACTTCCACAGGCGCGCTGAATTCGCCTCGGGAGAACTCGCGAAAATGGGGCGATCCCTGGCAGCGGGGACGCTGCGGTGGACGGACTTCCAGAGGGACACCGTGGCCGCGGCGGCCGCCCGGCCGGAGCGTGCGTCCGGCGCGGCGCCCTCGAACCAGATCACCAAGGGATTCAAGATGCTCGAGGACGGGATGACGAGGTTCCCATCGCCTGACCTGGAAGGAGTCCTTCCTCCCCCCGCTAGGGAACTGCCGAAGATCGCCGGAGCCGTCATCGGTAGCGACGAGGCGGTTCGGGTCGCGCAGGACTTCATCGGCCGGTCAGCCCTTGCGGGTAGGCGCGCACGGGTGGCGGGAAGGATACAGTCTGACCCTGAGGCCTACAGAGTCCAGGTGCCTGCGAGCGGCGGGCGAGGAACGGTGTGGATCGACGTGTCAGTCAAGGGCGGCAGGGTGCTATGGATGATGGACGAGACCCCGATTGGGGTGGCCACCATCACTCCCGCCATGGCCGAGAGGATAGCCGCGGACTTCCTCGCTTCCAGAGGATTTGAGGGAATGCGACAGATTTCGAGGCAGACACACGAACAGGTGGCAGTGATAGGGTTTGCCAGAGAGCAAGACGGCGTGCTCGTCTATCCGGAGCACGTTGTCGTGAGGGTCGCGCTGGATACGGGGAGGGTGGACGGGTTCGAGGGCACAAACTACCAGGTTTTCCACAAAGCCAGGAGGTACCCCAAACCCGGCGTGACCGAGGCCAAAGCGAGAGCCGCGCTCAACCCCAGGCTTGATGTCACAGCTGTGCGGCTTGCGGTTGTCATGGACGATTTCTACCGTGAAACCCTGATGTACGAGTTCAGGGGCACGATAGATGACAAGACCTACCTTGTGTACATCAATGCAGCTACTGGGGAAGAAGAGGAGATCAAGACCGTCGGGCCGCAGGGTATTGGGATCACATGA
- a CDS encoding cell wall hydrolase yields the protein MNRAAKAIAGLLVLAAIVAAMSYLCPQWSRAGVRAWRTDDGAGGEAVVAAPPEAGAGADAKSWKLAEPGQAYDYSFDLMARVISAEAKGEPYVGQVAVGAVILNRVEHPHFPKTIPGVIFEPDAFTAVSQGTVWLQPTASSVRAAQDALSGWDPTGGALYYYNPAKATNWWITSRRYLVQIGRHVFFR from the coding sequence GTGAACAGGGCAGCCAAGGCTATTGCGGGGCTCCTCGTCCTCGCGGCCATCGTGGCCGCGATGTCGTATCTCTGTCCTCAGTGGAGTCGGGCAGGCGTTCGCGCTTGGCGTACAGATGACGGCGCTGGTGGAGAAGCCGTCGTGGCCGCGCCCCCCGAAGCCGGTGCGGGCGCCGACGCGAAGTCGTGGAAGCTTGCAGAACCCGGCCAGGCATATGACTACAGCTTCGATCTCATGGCCCGCGTCATCTCGGCTGAGGCCAAAGGCGAGCCATACGTGGGCCAAGTGGCCGTGGGCGCGGTGATCCTCAACCGTGTAGAGCATCCTCATTTCCCCAAGACCATCCCAGGGGTCATTTTCGAACCCGACGCGTTCACGGCAGTGTCCCAGGGGACGGTCTGGCTACAGCCGACAGCCTCTTCCGTGCGGGCCGCGCAGGATGCCCTCTCTGGGTGGGATCCCACCGGCGGAGCCCTCTACTATTACAACCCGGCGAAGGCGACCAACTGGTGGATCACCTCCAGAAGGTACCTTGTGCAGATCGGGCGTCACGTCTTCTTCAGATGA
- a CDS encoding alcohol dehydrogenase catalytic domain-containing protein has protein sequence MKAVQFLGTVPRYLFSKAVGALTEKAFYGVGSGVVLREVEEPQLPSAKWVKVKTRYSGICGSDINLILLHDSPSSSPYVSFPFTFGHENCGTVVEVGAAVDQVRVGQRVLVDPVLSCGPREIAQKCDFCRRGDYSLCQNFTEGIVSPGFAIGLCRDTGGGWGEVFVAHESQVIPLDDDVTFEDAVVVDAFCSALHPVLRNFPDDRDTCLVMGAGVVGISVVAALRALGSRARVVVMAKYPFQAELARSFGADSVVCSRQSEDYFKELAAALGGKVLRPMVGKRIVRGGADVVFECVGSSVSIDDALRFTRSGGKMVLVGLAAFPKGVDWTPIWLNEITVRGSFWCGGETYMGGATTTYRLAYGLLKERKVSLARLLTHRFKLEDYKKAIEANLHKSASKVVKSAFEFD, from the coding sequence ATGAAGGCCGTCCAGTTTCTCGGCACCGTGCCCCGTTACCTGTTCTCGAAGGCGGTGGGGGCGCTCACAGAAAAGGCCTTCTACGGCGTCGGGTCAGGCGTGGTGCTGCGCGAGGTCGAGGAGCCGCAGCTGCCCAGCGCTAAGTGGGTCAAAGTGAAGACCCGGTACTCCGGGATATGCGGGAGCGACATCAACCTCATTCTGCTGCATGACAGCCCCAGTTCGTCGCCGTACGTATCGTTTCCGTTCACGTTTGGCCACGAGAACTGCGGCACAGTAGTGGAGGTCGGCGCCGCCGTCGACCAAGTCCGCGTCGGCCAGAGGGTGCTTGTCGACCCGGTGCTCTCGTGCGGTCCGCGGGAGATAGCCCAGAAGTGCGATTTTTGCAGGCGCGGTGACTATTCCCTCTGCCAGAACTTCACGGAAGGCATAGTGTCACCCGGGTTCGCCATAGGCCTGTGCCGCGATACGGGGGGCGGTTGGGGGGAGGTATTCGTCGCGCACGAGTCCCAGGTGATTCCGCTGGATGACGACGTGACGTTTGAAGATGCCGTGGTCGTGGACGCGTTTTGCTCCGCGCTCCATCCCGTCCTGCGGAACTTCCCTGATGACCGCGATACGTGCCTCGTGATGGGAGCCGGGGTCGTCGGCATATCCGTGGTCGCGGCGCTCCGGGCGCTGGGAAGCAGAGCGCGCGTGGTGGTCATGGCCAAGTACCCCTTCCAAGCGGAGCTCGCACGCAGCTTCGGAGCGGACAGCGTCGTATGCTCGCGGCAGAGCGAGGACTACTTCAAAGAGCTCGCGGCCGCGCTCGGCGGCAAGGTGCTCAGGCCCATGGTAGGCAAGAGAATCGTGCGAGGCGGAGCCGACGTGGTGTTCGAGTGCGTCGGGAGTTCCGTGAGCATAGACGACGCCTTGAGGTTCACGCGATCGGGCGGGAAGATGGTGCTCGTGGGCCTCGCGGCGTTTCCGAAGGGAGTGGACTGGACGCCTATCTGGCTCAACGAGATCACCGTCCGCGGTTCGTTCTGGTGTGGCGGTGAGACGTACATGGGCGGGGCGACCACGACGTACAGGCTCGCGTACGGGCTCCTCAAGGAGCGCAAGGTGTCGCTTGCGAGGCTGCTAACCCACAGGTTCAAGCTCGAGGACTATAAGAAGGCCATTGAGGCGAATCTGCACAAGTCCGCCAGCAAGGTCGTGAAGTCAGCGTTCGAGTTCGACTGA
- a CDS encoding pyridoxal phosphate-dependent aminotransferase family protein: MSTPANSLQKRVNAFSSRLAKVKNDDLYFYLQKVDALDGARVQIDGRWKVIFSSYSYLGLITHPRINAAANKATDELGTGTHGVRILAGTTRLHVALERKMAEFMRTEDAIAFSSGFLANVATISSLMGKGDAVICDELSHASLVDGCRLSRAEFLWAKHNDLDDMERILADAKDKYRGKLVIVDAVYSMDGDVAPVPDLIELANKYDAWLLVDEAHSLGVLGETGHGIQEYFGLPAGAIHILTGSLSKTIPAVGGYAAGKADFISFLRHNARGFVFSAALPPAAAAAACEAFDVIEEEQWRIGKLRRNIERFVDGLSELGYNTLNTKSSVIPIVIGDEETTLKLTMLLHNQGIFICPILPPAVPPKTCRLRANVLASHTDEDIDFALECLARSGEQLGIIGAGRQAAL, translated from the coding sequence ATGTCGACGCCCGCAAACTCTCTCCAGAAGCGAGTCAATGCCTTTTCCAGCAGGCTTGCAAAGGTGAAGAACGACGATCTCTACTTCTACCTGCAGAAGGTGGACGCGCTGGACGGGGCGAGGGTGCAGATCGACGGCAGGTGGAAGGTGATATTCTCGTCCTATTCATATCTCGGCCTCATCACTCATCCGCGGATAAACGCCGCGGCGAACAAGGCCACCGACGAGCTCGGGACGGGCACTCACGGCGTGCGGATCCTCGCGGGCACGACCAGACTCCATGTGGCTCTCGAGAGGAAGATGGCGGAGTTCATGAGGACCGAGGACGCCATCGCTTTCAGCAGCGGCTTCCTGGCGAACGTGGCCACCATCTCGTCTCTGATGGGAAAGGGCGACGCGGTGATCTGTGACGAGCTCTCCCACGCGAGCCTCGTTGACGGCTGCAGGCTGTCGAGGGCTGAGTTCCTCTGGGCGAAGCACAATGACCTCGACGACATGGAGCGAATCCTGGCCGACGCCAAAGACAAGTACCGCGGCAAGCTGGTCATCGTGGACGCCGTATACAGCATGGACGGTGACGTGGCGCCAGTGCCGGACCTGATCGAGCTCGCAAACAAGTACGACGCATGGCTCCTCGTGGACGAGGCGCATTCGCTGGGCGTCCTCGGGGAGACGGGCCACGGCATTCAGGAGTACTTCGGCCTTCCCGCCGGGGCGATACATATCCTGACGGGGTCGCTGTCAAAGACGATCCCTGCCGTGGGCGGATACGCAGCGGGCAAGGCTGACTTCATCTCGTTCCTGCGCCACAACGCCAGGGGCTTCGTGTTCTCCGCGGCGCTTCCGCCGGCGGCCGCGGCTGCGGCGTGCGAAGCATTTGACGTCATTGAGGAGGAGCAGTGGCGCATCGGGAAGCTGCGACGCAACATCGAAAGGTTCGTGGACGGCCTGAGCGAGCTTGGCTACAACACTCTGAATACCAAGAGCTCGGTCATCCCCATCGTCATCGGGGATGAGGAAACAACGCTCAAGCTCACGATGCTCCTACACAATCAAGGCATCTTCATCTGTCCGATCCTGCCGCCAGCCGTGCCTCCGAAGACGTGCAGGCTCCGCGCGAACGTCCTCGCGTCCCACACGGACGAGGACATCGACTTCGCCCTGGAATGCCTGGCGAGGTCCGGAGAGCAGCTAGGCATCATCGGAGCGGGAAGGCAGGCTGCCCTATGA
- a CDS encoding Nif3-like dinuclear metal center hexameric protein: MDLCQVVQHLDSYLRTDEIDDSSLNGLQVETDRDVTRVAAAVDASFSAFARAREAGAQLLLVHHGLFWGKAPLRGPLYRRVKFLIDNEMGLYAAHLPLDMHPEVGNNAQLAKMIGLENARPFLRYRGSLIGLVGEVEETSLQDLASTVERCLGSPVKLLEFGKRKVVRVAICSGGAGSDLIQAVEAGADVYLTGEASHEAATLARDAGINVVFGGHYATETLGPKALARHVQDALGIPSVFIESPTGI, translated from the coding sequence ATGGATCTCTGCCAAGTTGTGCAGCACCTCGATTCATATCTCCGAACGGACGAGATCGACGATTCCTCTCTCAACGGCCTCCAAGTCGAGACCGACAGGGACGTGACGCGCGTTGCGGCCGCAGTGGACGCGAGCTTCTCCGCTTTCGCGCGCGCAAGGGAGGCGGGCGCCCAGCTCCTGCTGGTCCATCACGGGCTCTTCTGGGGAAAGGCTCCGCTCCGCGGGCCGCTTTATCGGCGCGTCAAATTCCTCATTGACAACGAAATGGGCCTTTACGCCGCCCACCTACCGTTGGACATGCATCCGGAAGTGGGGAACAACGCCCAGCTCGCGAAGATGATCGGCCTCGAGAACGCTAGGCCGTTCCTCCGGTACAGGGGCTCCCTCATCGGCCTCGTCGGTGAGGTAGAGGAAACGAGCTTACAGGACCTCGCGAGCACGGTGGAGCGGTGCCTCGGCTCACCCGTGAAGCTCCTCGAGTTCGGAAAGCGCAAGGTCGTACGGGTGGCGATATGCAGCGGTGGCGCCGGTTCCGACCTGATTCAGGCGGTAGAAGCAGGAGCGGACGTATATCTCACTGGAGAGGCAAGCCACGAGGCGGCAACCCTCGCGCGCGACGCGGGCATCAACGTCGTCTTCGGCGGCCACTACGCCACGGAGACCCTTGGCCCAAAGGCACTCGCAAGACACGTGCAGGACGCTCTGGGTATACCATCGGTTTTCATCGAAAGCCCCACCGGCATATAG